A window of Modestobacter versicolor contains these coding sequences:
- a CDS encoding phosphatidate cytidylyltransferase, with the protein MTSDPPRPDPSGSGREPARGRAGLFDADDAVPVVRIGERPAPPRPAPPRARPAKRPAPVDGPQTVGLRWDDEPAAAGAGPDAEPVEDDGAEPPLTAVPDALGAEATGEPPIDTPSGAPRATGRAGRDMASAIGVGLGLAAVVVATLLVWRPAFLLVVTIAVLISIVELTGALERGGHRPPRAPVLVGAVAMMALAWSRGPSGLVVAFLLTVFAVLLWRLGDGPVGYLRDASAAVFVALYVPLLAGFAVLLLVPDDGVARVLAFIATVVCSDVGGFAAGVLFGKHPLARSISPKKSWEGFAGSVLACVLIGTLLVTLTFHGPWWGGVLYGVAIAFTATLGDLGESLIKRDLGIKDMGNLLPGHGGLMDRMDSLLPSAAVAYLVLSAVAPV; encoded by the coding sequence GTGACCTCCGACCCGCCCCGCCCCGACCCCTCCGGCTCGGGGCGTGAGCCTGCCCGCGGCCGGGCCGGCCTGTTCGACGCCGACGACGCCGTCCCGGTCGTCCGGATCGGTGAGCGCCCGGCGCCGCCCCGCCCGGCACCCCCGCGGGCGCGGCCGGCCAAGCGGCCGGCGCCGGTCGACGGGCCGCAGACGGTCGGCCTGCGCTGGGACGACGAGCCCGCGGCCGCCGGTGCCGGGCCGGACGCCGAACCGGTCGAGGACGACGGCGCCGAGCCCCCGCTGACCGCGGTCCCGGACGCGCTGGGCGCCGAGGCGACCGGCGAGCCGCCGATCGACACGCCCTCCGGTGCGCCGCGGGCCACCGGCCGCGCCGGCCGCGACATGGCCTCGGCCATCGGGGTCGGCCTGGGCCTGGCCGCGGTGGTCGTGGCCACCCTGCTGGTCTGGCGGCCGGCCTTCCTGCTGGTGGTCACCATCGCGGTGCTGATCAGCATCGTCGAGCTCACCGGGGCGCTGGAGCGCGGCGGCCACCGCCCGCCGCGCGCGCCGGTGCTCGTCGGGGCCGTGGCGATGATGGCCCTGGCCTGGAGCCGCGGCCCCTCCGGCCTGGTGGTCGCCTTCCTGCTGACCGTCTTCGCCGTCCTGCTGTGGCGGCTCGGCGACGGCCCGGTCGGCTACCTGCGCGACGCCTCGGCGGCGGTCTTCGTCGCGCTGTACGTGCCGCTGCTCGCCGGCTTCGCGGTGCTGCTCCTGGTGCCCGACGACGGCGTCGCCCGGGTGCTGGCGTTCATCGCCACCGTGGTCTGCAGCGACGTGGGCGGGTTCGCCGCCGGCGTGCTCTTCGGCAAGCACCCGCTGGCCCGGTCGATCAGCCCGAAGAAGTCCTGGGAGGGCTTCGCCGGGTCGGTGCTGGCCTGCGTGCTGATCGGCACGCTGCTGGTGACGCTCACCTTCCACGGCCCGTGGTGGGGCGGGGTGCTCTACGGCGTCGCCATCGCCTTCACCGCCACCCTCGGTGACCTGGGTGAGTCGCTGATCAAGCGCGACCTGGGCATCAAGGACATGGGCAACCTGCTGCCCGGGCACGGTGGCCTGATGGACCGGATGGACTCGCTGCTGCCCTCGGCCGCCGTCGCCTACCTGGTCCTCTCGGCGGTCGCGCCGGTCTGA
- the frr gene encoding ribosome recycling factor — MIDDTLLDAEERMDKALSVAREDLGSVRTGRAAPSMFNKISVDYYGAYTPVPQMASISVPEARMAVIKPYDMGQLQAIERAIRDSDLGVNPTNDGTIIRVVFPQLTEDRRRDLVKQARSKGEDAKVAIRNIRRRAKEELDRIAKDGEAGEDDVRRAEKELDDLTATHVASIDEAMKNKETELLDV; from the coding sequence GTGATCGACGACACCCTGCTCGACGCCGAGGAGCGGATGGACAAGGCCCTGTCGGTCGCCCGCGAGGACCTCGGTTCCGTGCGCACCGGCCGCGCCGCCCCCTCGATGTTCAACAAGATCTCGGTCGACTACTACGGCGCCTACACCCCGGTGCCGCAGATGGCCTCGATCTCCGTGCCCGAGGCGCGGATGGCGGTCATCAAGCCCTACGACATGGGCCAGCTGCAGGCCATCGAGCGGGCGATCCGCGACTCGGACCTGGGCGTGAACCCCACCAACGACGGCACGATCATCCGGGTGGTCTTCCCGCAGCTCACCGAGGACCGCCGCCGCGACCTGGTGAAGCAGGCCCGGTCGAAGGGCGAGGACGCGAAGGTGGCGATCCGCAACATCCGCCGCCGCGCGAAGGAGGAGCTCGACCGCATCGCGAAGGACGGCGAGGCCGGCGAGGACGACGTGCGGCGCGCGGAGAAGGAGCTCGACGACCTCACCGCCACCCACGTCGCCAGCATCGACGAGGCGATGAAGAACAAGGAGACCGAGCTCCTCGACGTCTGA
- the pyrH gene encoding UMP kinase yields MSDTTAATNPEGLLFAPAASVPTDGSGYRRVLLKLSGEAFGGGSVGVDGGIVHRIAEQLAEVVHGGTQVAIVVGGGNFFRGAELAEAGMDRRHADYMGMLGTVMNALALQAFCEQVGLETRVQTAITMGQVAEPYIPRKAVRHLEKGRLVIFGAGAGMPYFSTDTVAAQRALEIGCQVLLMAKNGVDGVYSDDPRTNPSATMYHDLDYAEVLAKQLKVADATAISLCMDNKMPIVVFNLLKDGNIARAVAGERIGTLISQPV; encoded by the coding sequence GTGAGCGACACGACCGCTGCCACCAACCCGGAGGGGCTGCTGTTCGCACCCGCCGCCTCCGTCCCGACCGACGGCAGCGGCTACCGCCGGGTGCTGCTCAAGCTCTCCGGTGAGGCGTTCGGCGGCGGCAGCGTCGGCGTCGACGGCGGCATCGTCCACCGCATCGCCGAGCAGCTGGCCGAGGTCGTCCACGGCGGCACGCAGGTGGCCATCGTCGTCGGCGGTGGCAACTTCTTCCGCGGCGCCGAGCTGGCCGAGGCGGGCATGGACCGCCGGCACGCCGACTACATGGGCATGCTGGGCACCGTCATGAACGCCCTCGCGCTGCAGGCCTTCTGCGAGCAGGTCGGCCTGGAGACCCGGGTGCAGACGGCGATCACCATGGGCCAGGTCGCCGAGCCCTACATCCCGCGCAAGGCCGTGCGGCACCTGGAGAAGGGCCGGCTGGTCATCTTCGGGGCCGGCGCCGGCATGCCCTACTTCTCCACCGACACCGTCGCCGCCCAGCGCGCACTGGAGATCGGCTGCCAGGTGCTGCTGATGGCCAAGAACGGGGTCGACGGCGTGTACAGCGACGACCCGCGCACCAACCCGTCGGCCACGATGTACCACGACCTGGACTACGCCGAGGTCCTGGCCAAGCAGCTCAAGGTCGCCGACGCCACGGCGATCAGCCTGTGCATGGACAACAAGATGCCGATCGTCGTGTTCAACCTGCTGAAGGACGGCAACATCGCCCGCGCGGTCGCAGGTGAGAGGATCGGCACGCTGATCAGCCAGCCGGTCTGA
- the tsf gene encoding translation elongation factor Ts, with amino-acid sequence MPAFTAADVKRLRDATGAGMMDSKKALTEADGDYDKAIELLRVKGAKDVGKRLERSTTNGVVVTRDGALLELDCETDFVAKNAEFVALAERLLDIALAEKPADVQALLATETDGQTVEKLIEAESARIGEKLVLSRFAVFEGTTAVYLHKRATDLPPAIGVAVQYSGGDADAARSLAMHIAAARPRYLNREEVPADAVETERRVAEQTAKEEGKPEQAIARIVEGRVNAYYKDFVLLEQPSITEPKRTVQQVIADSGLTVERFARFEVGQA; translated from the coding sequence ATGCCTGCCTTCACCGCAGCCGACGTGAAGCGTCTCCGCGACGCCACCGGCGCCGGCATGATGGACTCCAAGAAGGCCCTGACCGAGGCCGATGGCGACTACGACAAGGCCATCGAGCTGCTCCGGGTCAAGGGCGCCAAGGACGTGGGCAAGCGCCTCGAGCGCTCCACGACCAACGGTGTCGTCGTCACGCGTGACGGCGCGCTGCTCGAGCTCGACTGCGAGACCGACTTCGTCGCCAAGAACGCCGAGTTCGTCGCCCTCGCCGAGCGCCTGCTGGACATCGCCCTGGCCGAGAAGCCGGCCGACGTCCAGGCCCTGCTGGCCACCGAGACCGACGGCCAGACGGTCGAGAAGCTGATCGAGGCCGAGTCGGCCCGCATCGGCGAGAAGCTGGTGCTGTCCCGCTTCGCCGTCTTCGAGGGCACCACCGCCGTCTACCTGCACAAGCGGGCGACGGACCTGCCCCCGGCCATCGGTGTCGCCGTGCAGTACTCCGGTGGCGACGCCGACGCGGCCCGCTCGCTGGCGATGCACATCGCCGCCGCGCGCCCGCGCTACCTGAACCGCGAGGAGGTCCCGGCCGACGCGGTCGAGACCGAGCGCCGGGTCGCCGAGCAGACGGCGAAGGAGGAGGGCAAGCCCGAGCAGGCGATCGCGCGGATCGTCGAGGGTCGGGTCAACGCCTACTACAAGGACTTCGTCCTGCTGGAGCAGCCCTCCATCACCGAGCCCAAGCGCACGGTGCAGCAGGTCATCGCCGACTCCGGCCTCACCGTGGAGCGGTTCGCCCGCTTCGAGGTCGGCCAGGCCTGA
- the rpsB gene encoding 30S ribosomal protein S2: MAVVSMKNLLDSGVHFGHQTRRWNPKMKRFIFTERNGIYIIDIQQTLGYIDQAYEFVKQTVAHGGSIMFIGTKRQAQEVIAEQATRVGMPYVNQRWLGGMLTNFQTVYKRLERLKELEDLEQTGALVSLSKKEQLVLSREKAKLERSLGGIRDMKKVPSAVWIVDTKKEHIAVGEARKLGIPVVAILDTNCDPDEVDYKIPGNDDAIRSTALLTRVIADAVAEGLMARSAAQANAGRSEDGAEAPVGGGEPLADWERELLTGGADAAAPAADAAAPATATELPETPAEAPTVTATEVAPVEGVPATGDQTTGTQGAQNG, from the coding sequence GTGGCAGTCGTCAGCATGAAGAACCTGCTCGACAGCGGGGTCCACTTCGGGCACCAGACCCGTCGGTGGAACCCGAAGATGAAGCGGTTCATCTTCACCGAGCGCAACGGCATCTACATCATCGACATCCAGCAGACGCTGGGTTACATCGACCAGGCCTACGAGTTCGTGAAGCAGACCGTCGCCCACGGCGGTTCGATCATGTTCATCGGGACCAAGCGCCAGGCGCAGGAGGTCATCGCCGAGCAGGCGACCCGCGTCGGCATGCCCTACGTGAACCAGCGCTGGCTGGGCGGCATGCTCACCAACTTCCAGACCGTCTACAAGCGGCTGGAGCGCCTCAAGGAGCTCGAGGACCTCGAGCAGACCGGCGCCCTGGTGAGCCTGTCGAAGAAGGAGCAGCTGGTCCTCTCCCGCGAGAAGGCCAAGCTCGAGCGCTCCCTCGGCGGCATCCGCGACATGAAGAAGGTGCCCAGCGCCGTCTGGATCGTGGACACCAAGAAGGAGCACATCGCCGTCGGCGAGGCCCGGAAGCTGGGCATCCCGGTCGTCGCGATCCTCGACACCAACTGCGACCCCGACGAGGTCGACTACAAGATCCCGGGCAACGACGACGCCATCCGCAGCACCGCGCTGCTGACCCGCGTCATCGCCGACGCGGTCGCCGAGGGCCTGATGGCCCGCTCGGCCGCGCAGGCCAACGCCGGTCGTTCCGAGGACGGCGCCGAGGCGCCGGTCGGCGGCGGCGAGCCGCTGGCCGACTGGGAGCGCGAGCTCCTCACCGGTGGCGCCGACGCCGCGGCCCCGGCCGCCGACGCCGCTGCCCCGGCCACGGCGACCGAGCTGCCGGAGACCCCGGCCGAGGCCCCGACCGTCACCGCGACCGAGGTCGCCCCGGTCGAGGGTGTCCCCGCCACCGGTGACCAGACCACCGGCACCCAGGGCGCCCAGAACGGCTGA
- a CDS encoding M23 family metallopeptidase, which produces MSRTRLLVVSVVLTACLAPSLGVPRSASAAPARPASAAAPAAALWVLPLAGDLLVTRPFDPPPGPYGAGHRGADLAGSVGQPVLAASAGVVAFAGQVAGRPVVSVEHADGLRTTYEPVQPIVAAGQVVARGSPLGVLLAGHPGCPAQACLHWGLRRAGTYLDPLSLLRPPRVRLLPWGDVG; this is translated from the coding sequence GTGTCCCGCACCCGTCTGCTGGTGGTGTCCGTCGTCCTCACGGCGTGCCTCGCCCCGTCCCTCGGCGTCCCCCGCTCCGCGTCCGCCGCCCCGGCCCGGCCCGCGTCCGCCGCCGCACCGGCGGCCGCGCTGTGGGTGCTGCCGCTCGCCGGCGACCTGCTGGTGACCCGGCCGTTCGACCCACCTCCCGGGCCGTACGGCGCCGGGCACCGCGGCGCCGACCTGGCCGGCTCGGTCGGGCAGCCGGTGCTGGCGGCCAGCGCCGGGGTGGTCGCCTTCGCCGGGCAGGTCGCCGGGCGGCCGGTGGTGAGCGTCGAGCACGCCGACGGCCTGCGCACCACCTACGAGCCGGTGCAGCCGATCGTGGCGGCCGGGCAGGTGGTCGCCCGCGGCTCCCCGCTGGGCGTGCTCCTCGCCGGGCACCCGGGGTGCCCGGCCCAGGCGTGCCTGCACTGGGGCCTGCGCCGGGCGGGCACCTACCTGGACCCGTTGTCGCTGCTCCGACCTCCTCGGGTGCGGTTGCTGCCGTGGGGGGACGTGGGGTGA
- a CDS encoding DUF4262 domain-containing protein produces MRFGRKRPIDDDARALADLEGVIDRFGWGVLHVGQGPASGEPRFSYTVGLTALGHPEVIAVGLPFEAAEQFLNLVGESVRAGDRWAHGSTTDRFTDADSPVVFLRVEDTSRLTAVAQVYGRVEAVQLVWPDSTGKLPWQEGHRNPPGVQPLLGPRPAD; encoded by the coding sequence ATGCGATTCGGACGCAAGCGGCCGATCGACGACGACGCGCGGGCGCTGGCCGACCTGGAGGGCGTCATCGACCGGTTCGGCTGGGGCGTGCTGCACGTGGGTCAGGGGCCGGCCTCGGGCGAGCCCCGGTTCTCCTACACCGTCGGGCTGACGGCCCTCGGCCACCCCGAGGTGATCGCCGTCGGGCTGCCGTTCGAGGCGGCCGAGCAGTTCCTCAACCTGGTCGGGGAGAGCGTCCGGGCCGGCGACCGCTGGGCGCACGGCTCCACGACCGACCGGTTCACCGACGCAGACTCCCCCGTCGTGTTCCTGCGCGTGGAGGACACCAGCCGGCTCACCGCCGTGGCGCAGGTCTACGGCCGGGTCGAGGCCGTGCAGCTGGTCTGGCCGGACTCCACCGGCAAGCTGCCGTGGCAGGAGGGTCACCGCAACCCGCCCGGGGTGCAGCCGCTGCTCGGCCCGCGACCGGCCGACTGA